The Longimicrobium sp. genomic sequence GGCGACCCTGGCCCAGTCCGCGGATACGCTCCAGGGCCACGCTACGCTGTCAGGGCGCATCTTCGATCTGATGACCGGCCTTCCAGTACCGGCGGGCCGGATCGCCGTGGACCCGATTCCCGGGATCGAAGGCCAGGAAGTGCGCTTCATATCGGCCGACACCACCGGGCGTTTCACCGCGGAGCTTCCGGCCGGAGCCTACATGGTCCGAGGCATGGCCTCCGCGGACCTGGGCATCTCGGATGGATTGGTCCGGCTGGGCGCCGCGGATTCGGTGGTCATGAACCTGTATCTCCCGCCTGCGTCGTTCGACGCCGCGGATCGACGAGCCAGGTTGCTGGAGATGCGGCAGCGCCGCGACCAGTGGGTGCG encodes the following:
- a CDS encoding DUF6174 domain-containing protein; translation: MTGLPVPAGRIAVDPIPGIEGQEVRFISADTTGRFTAELPAGAYMVRGMASADLGISDGLVRLGAADSVVMNLYLPPASFDAADRRARLLEMRQRRDQWVRERPTAYRFDVAEARFRISDGPWTLAVTPTGSVVLNAPEGGSPPKDATSIDSVFAWLARQFRDPSLTVVASYDPVLGYPVSIHTDGGRELDAWYHLKI